A stretch of the Flavobacterium aquiphilum genome encodes the following:
- the rplT gene encoding 50S ribosomal protein L20, which translates to MPRSVNSVAKRARRKKIMKQAKGFFGRRKNVWTVAKNAVEKAMCYAYRDRKVNKRNFRALWIQRINAGARLEGMSYSQFMGKVKANGIELNRKVLADLAMNHPEAFKAVLNKVK; encoded by the coding sequence ATGCCAAGATCGGTAAATTCAGTTGCTAAAAGAGCAAGAAGAAAAAAAATAATGAAGCAAGCCAAAGGTTTCTTTGGTAGACGTAAAAACGTTTGGACAGTTGCAAAAAATGCGGTAGAAAAAGCAATGTGCTATGCATACCGTGATAGAAAAGTGAATAAAAGAAACTTCCGTGCATTATGGATTCAACGTATCAACGCTGGAGCTAGATTGGAAGGAATGTCTTATTCTCAATTCATGGGTAAAGTAAAAGCTAACGGAATCGAATTGAACCGTAAAGTTCTTGCTGATTTAGCGATGAATCACCCTGAAGCTTTCAAAGCAGTACTTAATAAAGTAAAATAA
- the rpmI gene encoding 50S ribosomal protein L35, which produces MPKMKTKSSAKKRFKVTGSGKIKRKHAFKSHILTKKSKKRKLALTHSALVHSTDMKSIKQQLRII; this is translated from the coding sequence ATGCCTAAAATGAAAACAAAATCTAGCGCCAAAAAACGTTTCAAAGTTACTGGCTCTGGTAAGATTAAAAGAAAGCATGCTTTTAAAAGTCACATCTTGACTAAAAAATCTAAAAAACGTAAATTGGCTTTGACTCACTCAGCGCTAGTTCACTCAACAGATATGAAAAGCATCAAACAACAATTAAGAATTATCTAA
- the infC gene encoding translation initiation factor IF-3, which translates to MAIRSNRGYQPRVEKKDAHRINNLIRVPEVRLVGDNVETGVYKTSEALKLADQFELDLVEISPNAEPPVCKIMDYKKFLYEQKKREKELKAKSTQIVVKEIRFGPQTDEHDYDFKKKNAEKFLKEGSKLKAFVFFKGRSIIYKDQGQILLLRLATDLEEYGKVEAMPVLEGKRMIMFIAPKKKKQ; encoded by the coding sequence ATAGCAATAAGAAGCAATAGAGGTTACCAACCTCGAGTAGAAAAGAAAGATGCTCACAGAATAAATAATCTTATTCGTGTGCCGGAAGTACGTCTTGTAGGAGATAATGTAGAAACAGGTGTTTACAAAACTTCTGAAGCTTTAAAATTAGCCGACCAATTTGAATTGGATTTGGTTGAAATTTCTCCTAATGCAGAACCACCTGTATGTAAAATAATGGACTATAAAAAGTTCCTTTACGAACAGAAGAAAAGAGAAAAAGAACTTAAAGCAAAATCTACTCAAATTGTAGTAAAAGAAATCCGTTTTGGTCCTCAAACAGATGAGCACGATTACGACTTTAAGAAAAAGAATGCTGAAAAATTCTTAAAAGAAGGATCTAAATTAAAAGCCTTTGTTTTCTTTAAAGGACGTTCTATTATCTATAAAGACCAAGGGCAAATCTTGTTATTGAGATTAGCTACGGACTTGGAAGAATACGGAAAAGTTGAGGCGATGCCGGTTCTTGAAGGAAAGAGAATGATTATGTTCATCGCTCCTAAGAAGAAAAAACAATAG
- the thrS gene encoding threonine--tRNA ligase produces MIKITLPDGSVREFAPGVTPMDVAKSISEGFARNVISASFNGTTIETATPLTTDGNLILYTWNDADGKKAFWHSTSHVMAQALEEIYPGIKLTLGPAIANGFYYDVDFEDQKITEADFKKIEDRVLEISREKHEFKMRPVTKAEALEMYKDNVYKTELITNLEDGTITFCDHSTFTDLCRGGHIPNTGIIKAMKIMSVAGAYWRGDEKNKQLTRVYGVSFPKQKDLTEYLELLEEAKRRDHRKLGKELELFAFSQKVGQGLPLWLPKGAALRDRLEQFLKKAQKKAGYEQVVTPHIGQKELYVTSGHYAKYGADSFQPINTPAEGEEFLLKPMNCPHHCEIYNVRPWSYKDLPKRYAEFGTVYRYEQSGELHGLTRVRGFTQDDAHIFCTPEQLDEEFKKVIDLVLYVFGSLGFEDFTAQISLRDQENREKYIGSDENWEKAENAIINAAADKGLNTVVEYGEAAFYGPKLDFMVKDALGRQWQLGTIQVDYNLPERFELTYKGSDNELHRPVMIHRAPFGSMERFIAILLEHTAGNFPLWLMPEQAIILSLSEKYENYAKKVLNLLENNEIRALIDNRNETIGKKIRDAEIQKIPFMLIVGEEEEKNGTISVRRKGQEGKGNISVTIEEFASIVNEEIKKTLKVFTV; encoded by the coding sequence ATGATTAAGATTACTTTGCCCGACGGGTCAGTTAGAGAGTTTGCTCCCGGAGTAACTCCAATGGATGTTGCAAAAAGCATCAGTGAAGGATTTGCCAGAAATGTTATTTCGGCTTCTTTTAATGGTACAACTATTGAAACAGCCACTCCATTGACGACCGACGGCAATCTTATATTATATACTTGGAATGATGCTGATGGGAAGAAAGCTTTTTGGCATTCGACTTCCCACGTAATGGCACAGGCTTTGGAAGAAATTTATCCTGGAATAAAATTAACTCTTGGACCAGCAATTGCCAACGGATTTTACTATGATGTTGATTTTGAAGACCAAAAGATTACCGAAGCCGACTTTAAGAAAATAGAAGACCGTGTGCTTGAGATTTCAAGAGAAAAACACGAATTCAAAATGCGTCCTGTTACAAAAGCAGAAGCTTTGGAAATGTACAAGGACAATGTTTACAAAACAGAATTGATCACCAACCTTGAAGATGGTACGATTACTTTTTGCGATCACTCTACTTTTACAGACCTATGTCGTGGAGGACATATTCCAAATACCGGAATTATCAAAGCAATGAAGATCATGAGTGTTGCTGGTGCTTACTGGAGAGGTGACGAGAAAAACAAACAGTTGACTCGTGTTTACGGAGTTTCGTTCCCTAAACAAAAAGACCTAACAGAGTACTTGGAATTACTTGAGGAAGCAAAACGTCGTGACCACAGAAAACTTGGTAAAGAATTGGAATTGTTCGCTTTTTCACAAAAAGTTGGTCAAGGTTTGCCATTATGGCTACCAAAAGGAGCTGCTTTGAGAGACCGTTTGGAGCAATTTTTGAAAAAAGCACAGAAAAAAGCAGGTTACGAACAAGTTGTCACTCCACATATCGGGCAAAAAGAACTATATGTAACTTCTGGACACTATGCCAAATACGGTGCCGACAGTTTCCAACCAATCAACACTCCGGCTGAAGGAGAGGAATTCTTATTGAAACCAATGAACTGTCCTCACCACTGCGAAATCTACAACGTAAGACCTTGGTCATACAAAGATTTACCAAAACGCTATGCTGAATTCGGAACCGTTTACAGATACGAGCAAAGTGGTGAATTGCACGGTTTGACTCGTGTACGTGGGTTTACTCAGGACGACGCACACATATTCTGTACTCCGGAGCAATTGGACGAAGAGTTCAAAAAAGTAATTGACTTGGTACTTTATGTATTTGGTTCATTAGGCTTTGAAGACTTTACCGCTCAAATTTCTTTGAGAGACCAAGAAAACAGAGAGAAATATATAGGTTCTGACGAAAACTGGGAAAAAGCAGAAAACGCAATCATCAACGCAGCAGCAGACAAAGGATTGAATACTGTAGTTGAATACGGAGAAGCTGCTTTTTACGGCCCGAAGCTTGATTTCATGGTAAAAGATGCCCTTGGCAGACAATGGCAACTAGGAACGATTCAGGTTGATTACAACTTGCCGGAGCGTTTTGAATTGACTTACAAGGGATCTGACAATGAATTACATAGACCGGTAATGATTCACAGAGCACCATTTGGATCTATGGAGCGTTTTATCGCGATTTTACTAGAACATACAGCAGGAAATTTCCCTCTTTGGTTAATGCCTGAACAGGCAATTATACTGTCACTGAGTGAGAAATATGAAAATTATGCTAAAAAAGTTTTAAATCTGCTAGAAAATAACGAAATTCGCGCCCTAATTGATAATAGAAACGAGACGATTGGGAAGAAAATCAGAGATGCAGAGATTCAAAAAATCCCATTTATGCTGATTGTTGGTGAAGAGGAAGAGAAAAACGGAACGATTTCTGTTCGTCGTAAAGGTCAAGAAGGAAAAGGAAATATCAGCGTTACAATAGAAGAATTTGCTTCGATTGTTAACGAAGAAATAAAGAAAACATTAAAAGTATTTACAGTTTAA
- a CDS encoding endonuclease III domain-containing protein — protein sequence MDLFETKNDWEAKLVPILEKYKGQKHPLDYENLYQLLVMVVLSAQDSDANINKIAPALFETFPNMESLSVSNVDALIPYISKVRNFGTKASWLIDIAQTIQKDENIPLTMNSLTALKGIGRKSANVIMREAGVPAEGIIADLHVIRVSPRIGLIPENQDGNKVEKQLMQILPKSIWGEIGLAISFLGRQICRPKPKCPECPINMICEYYKINPIV from the coding sequence ATGGACTTATTTGAAACAAAAAATGATTGGGAGGCCAAATTAGTCCCAATATTAGAGAAATACAAAGGTCAAAAACATCCGTTAGATTACGAAAATCTGTATCAACTTCTTGTTATGGTAGTTCTTTCTGCTCAGGATTCCGATGCGAATATCAATAAGATAGCACCTGCTCTCTTCGAAACTTTTCCCAACATGGAAAGTCTCTCTGTTTCAAATGTTGATGCATTAATCCCATATATTTCAAAAGTTCGAAATTTTGGCACGAAAGCCAGTTGGCTTATTGACATTGCCCAAACCATTCAAAAAGACGAAAACATTCCTCTAACAATGAATAGTTTAACCGCATTAAAAGGAATTGGCCGAAAATCTGCCAACGTCATTATGCGGGAAGCAGGAGTTCCTGCTGAAGGTATCATCGCCGACTTGCACGTGATTCGTGTCTCCCCCAGAATAGGATTAATTCCTGAAAATCAGGATGGCAATAAAGTCGAAAAACAACTAATGCAAATTTTACCAAAAAGCATTTGGGGAGAAATTGGCTTGGCCATTTCTTTTCTAGGAAGACAAATATGTAGACCCAAACCAAAATGTCCGGAATGCCCAATCAATATGATTTGTGAGTATTATAAAATTAATCCAATCGTATAA
- a CDS encoding DUF4268 domain-containing protein, with protein sequence MYSREENQRLKHEFWVEFAQKYPRKWILYDTKIKDFSFKFYVENKKAQVHIDIEMRNTELRMQYFEKLVALKNILEEEFIKDLVFEKNYTLDNGKTISRIWVEKLDVSVSNRNHWNEIFDFFFEKMNALELFYFEYDEFIKDIEK encoded by the coding sequence ATGTATAGTAGAGAAGAAAATCAAAGGTTAAAACATGAATTTTGGGTTGAATTTGCTCAAAAATATCCAAGAAAATGGATTTTATACGATACTAAAATCAAAGATTTCTCCTTTAAATTTTATGTAGAAAACAAAAAAGCTCAAGTACATATTGACATCGAAATGAGAAATACGGAATTACGCATGCAATATTTTGAAAAACTCGTTGCACTAAAAAATATTCTCGAAGAAGAATTCATAAAAGATCTAGTCTTCGAAAAAAATTATACTTTGGACAATGGAAAAACCATCAGCCGCATTTGGGTTGAAAAACTAGATGTAAGTGTAAGTAACCGCAATCATTGGAATGAAATTTTTGATTTTTTCTTTGAAAAAATGAACGCTCTTGAACTATTTTATTTCGAATACGATGAATTCATTAAAGACATTGAGAAATAG
- a CDS encoding NUDIX hydrolase — translation MDFQDFLRIVPYFSSVSLPGEEAHNIMVPKERLEITRKLNFDHIKYKKAGVMMLFYPKEGITHLVLIVRNSYKGVHSSQIAFPGGKYENEDADFMQTALRETYEEIGIRQEKIEVLKAFTHLYIPPSNFMVYPFLGICREEITFYPDPVEVADIIELPLTTFLSDSILVNAEMTTSYAKSVEVPAFKIEEHIVWGATAMMLSELKVVLSTIFREIGF, via the coding sequence ATGGATTTTCAAGATTTTTTACGAATTGTTCCTTATTTTAGTTCTGTAAGTCTTCCAGGTGAAGAGGCTCATAATATTATGGTGCCAAAGGAACGTCTTGAAATTACCAGAAAATTGAATTTTGATCACATCAAATACAAAAAAGCTGGTGTAATGATGCTGTTTTATCCTAAAGAAGGTATTACACATTTGGTTTTAATAGTACGGAATTCGTACAAAGGAGTTCATTCTTCACAGATAGCTTTTCCAGGTGGAAAATATGAAAATGAAGACGCCGATTTTATGCAGACTGCTTTGAGAGAAACTTATGAGGAAATTGGGATTCGTCAGGAGAAAATAGAAGTCTTGAAAGCTTTTACCCATTTATACATTCCGCCGAGTAATTTTATGGTTTACCCATTTTTGGGCATTTGTAGAGAGGAAATTACTTTTTATCCCGATCCGGTGGAAGTAGCGGATATTATTGAATTACCGTTAACTACATTCTTAAGCGACTCGATTCTTGTTAATGCCGAAATGACAACTTCGTATGCTAAATCTGTCGAAGTTCCAGCTTTTAAAATTGAGGAGCATATTGTTTGGGGGGCAACAGCTATGATGTTAAGTGAGCTAAAAGTTGTTTTGAGTACAATTTTTAGGGAAATAGGTTTTTGA
- a CDS encoding lysophospholipid acyltransferase family protein: protein MGLFKRNPFGHILFIKKWLIRFFGFISHRRYRGFNELQIEGSEIIKKLPDTNVLFISNHQTYFADVTAMFHVFNASLSGREDSIKNVWYMWRPKLNIYYVAAKETMRAGLLPRIMAYAGAVSVERTWRSKGKDVAEKKEVNPNDTENIKIALEDGWVITFPQGTTKSFKPVRKGTAHIIKQHKPIVVPIVIDGFRRSFCRKGLYMKKKGILQSLVIKEPLAIDYENDTIEEIVEMIEYAIEQHPSFLKVIPIEELQEQEELNKTRQWNY from the coding sequence ATGGGATTATTTAAACGAAATCCTTTTGGACATATACTGTTTATAAAAAAATGGTTAATCCGATTCTTTGGATTTATTAGCCACAGACGCTACCGTGGTTTTAACGAACTACAAATAGAAGGTTCTGAAATTATCAAAAAACTTCCAGATACAAACGTACTTTTTATTTCGAATCATCAAACATATTTTGCAGATGTAACAGCAATGTTTCATGTGTTTAATGCTAGTTTGAGTGGTAGGGAAGATTCTATAAAGAATGTATGGTATATGTGGCGACCAAAATTGAATATTTATTATGTGGCGGCCAAAGAGACGATGAGAGCCGGTTTATTGCCTCGAATTATGGCTTATGCTGGTGCTGTTTCAGTAGAACGAACCTGGCGTAGCAAAGGAAAGGATGTTGCGGAGAAAAAAGAAGTAAATCCAAATGATACTGAGAATATCAAAATTGCATTGGAAGATGGGTGGGTAATTACCTTTCCGCAGGGGACAACCAAATCTTTTAAACCTGTTCGAAAAGGAACGGCACACATCATAAAACAGCACAAGCCTATAGTTGTTCCTATTGTAATTGATGGCTTTAGACGTTCGTTTTGCAGAAAAGGGCTGTATATGAAAAAGAAAGGAATCCTTCAGTCACTTGTTATAAAAGAACCTTTGGCTATCGATTATGAAAATGATACTATTGAAGAAATTGTTGAAATGATCGAATATGCGATAGAGCAACATCCTTCTTTCCTTAAAGTAATTCCAATAGAAGAATTACAGGAACAAGAAGAGTTGAATAAAACGCGACAATGGAATTATTAA
- a CDS encoding RNA polymerase sigma factor, giving the protein MSENLEPSFVKQLQENQNIIHKICRLYTAGEDAHKDLFQEITIQLWKAFPKFRGESKFSTWAYRVALNTAITLYRKNKRSIATVEYEGKQHFTHDIEYNYEEEEQLKLMYRAVYQLNDIEKALVFMYLEDKDYTEISETLGISEVNARVKMNRIKGKLKKILNPLGV; this is encoded by the coding sequence ATGAGTGAAAATTTAGAACCTTCTTTTGTCAAGCAACTGCAAGAAAACCAGAATATAATCCACAAGATTTGTCGATTGTATACAGCTGGTGAGGATGCGCACAAGGATTTGTTTCAGGAGATCACGATTCAGCTATGGAAGGCTTTTCCAAAATTTAGGGGCGAAAGCAAATTTTCTACTTGGGCTTATCGAGTCGCCCTGAATACAGCAATCACATTGTACCGAAAAAACAAACGCAGTATTGCAACTGTTGAGTATGAAGGCAAACAACATTTTACACATGACATAGAATACAATTATGAAGAGGAAGAACAGTTGAAATTGATGTATCGGGCCGTTTATCAGCTGAATGACATTGAAAAAGCATTAGTATTTATGTATTTAGAAGACAAGGACTACACTGAAATATCGGAAACTTTAGGAATTAGCGAAGTGAATGCAAGGGTAAAAATGAATCGAATAAAAGGGAAATTAAAGAAAATCTTAAATCCATTAGGTGTATGA